A single window of Salvia splendens isolate huo1 chromosome 8, SspV2, whole genome shotgun sequence DNA harbors:
- the LOC121745262 gene encoding CTP synthase-like, translated as MKYVLVTGGVVSGLGKGVTASSIGVVLKACGLRVTSIKIDPYLNTDAGTMSPFEHGEVFVLDDGGEVDLDLGNYERFLDVRLTRDNNITTGKIYQSVLEQERRGDYLGKTVQVVPHITEAIKNWIESVSHIPVDGKEGPADVCVIELGGTVGDIESMPFIEALRQLLFSVGQNNFCLIHVSLIPVLGVVGEQKTKPTQHSVRELRALGLTPHFLACRSAEPLLENTKQKLSQFCHVPVSNILNIHDVPNIWHIPLLLRGQNAHNAILTHLELQSVANPPNLQEWTDRAETFDNLSNSVRIAMVGKYVGMADSYLSVVKALLHACIACSLKPAIDWIAASDLEDDNALSTPEAQATAWRTLKNAACILIPGGFGDRGVKGMLLAAKYARENKVPYLGICLGMQISVIEFARNVLGMERANSSEFDKDTPNPVVIFMPEGSKTHMGSTMRLGSRRTLFQTPDCLTAKLYHNSEHVDERHRHRYEVNPEMVNTLEKSGLKFVGKDETGKRMEILELKDHPFYVGAQFHPEFKSRPGRPSPLFLGFILAAIGQLGPYLQNPRNGSL; from the exons ATGAAGTATGTTTTGGTCACCGGAGGCGTGGTGAGCGGCCTCGGAAAAGGCGTCACCGCCAGCAGCATAGGCGTCGTGCTGAAAGCGTGCGGCCTGCGTGTCACCTCCATTAAAATTG ATCCCTATTTGAATACAGATGCTGGTACAATGTCCCCATTTGAGCATGGGGAGGTTTTTGTTCTCGATGATGGAGGCGAG GTGGATCTTGATTTAGGTAACTATGAAAGGTTTCTGGATGTGAGACTTACTAGGGACAACAATATTACTACAGGAAAGATATATCAG TCTGTCCTCGAACAGGAGCGGAGAGGTGATTATCTTGGGAAGACAGTACAG GTGGTACCCCACATTACCGAAGCCATTAAGAATTGGATTGAATCAGTATCACATATCCCTGTGGATGGGAAAGAAGGTCCTGCAGATGTTTGTGTTATAGAATTGGGCGGCACTGTTG GTGATATTGAGTCAATGCCGTTCATTGAAGCTCTGAGACAGCTACTCTTCTCTGTGG GACAAAATAATTTCTGTTTGATCCATGTCAGCCTTATCCCCGTTCTAGGAGTTGTTGGTGAACAG AAAACTAAACCCACGCAACATAGTGTCCGAGAATTGAGGGCATTAGGCTTGACCCCCCATTTTCTAGCTTGCCGCTCAGCAGAG CCTCTATTGGAGAATACAAAGCAAAAATTGTCACAATTTTGCCATGTCCCT GTTAGCAATATACTCAATATCCATGACGTGCCAAATATTTGGCACATCCCTCTACTGCTTCGG GGTCAAAATGCACATAATGCCATTCTAACACATCTGGAGCTACAGAG TGTTGCCAATCCTCCTAATTTACAAGAATGGACTGATAGAGCCGAAACCTTTGACAATCTCTCAAACTCT GTGAGAATTGCAATGGTCGGGAAATATGTTGGAATGGCAGATTCTTATCTGTCAGTGGTGAAG GCCCTTTTGCATGCTTGCATTGCCTGTTCATTGAAGCCAGCAATTGATTGGATTGCAGCTTCAGATCTTGAAGATGACAATGCGTTGTCT ACACCGGAAGCTCAAGCGACAGCTTGGAGAACTCTTAAG AATGCTGCATGCATCTTGATTCCTGGTGGGTTTGGAGATCGGGGTGTCAAAGGTATGCTATTGGCTGCAAAATATGCCCGAGAGAACAAAGTTCCATATCTCGGGATATGTTTGGGTATGCAGATATCCGTGATTGAGTTTGCGAGAAAT GTTTTGGGCATGGAAAGGGCAAACAGCTCCGAGTTTGATAAGGATACCCCAAATCCTGTTGTGATATTCATGCCCGAG GGTTCAAAAACTCACATGGGAAGCACAATGAGACTTGGTAGTCGAAGAACACTATTTCAGACACCTGACTGCTTGACCGCAAAACT GTACCATAACTCAGAGCATGTTGATGAAAGACATAGGCACCGCTATGAG GTGAACCCAGAAATGGTTAATACCTTAGAGAAATCTGGCCTAAAATTTGTTGGGAAAGATGAAACTGGAAAACGGATGGAG ATTTTGGAGCTCAAAGACCATCCCTTTTATGTCGGGGCTCAGTTCCATCCAGAATTCAAGTCACGCCCTGGGAGGCCCTCACCACTGTTCTTAG GTTTCATTTTGGCGGCAATTGGGCAGTTAGGACCTTACCTTCAAAATCCTCGTAATGGAAGCTTGTAG